The following coding sequences are from one Paenibacillus sp. FSL R5-0912 window:
- a CDS encoding RsmF rRNA methyltransferase first C-terminal domain-containing protein yields the protein MNEERLPAAYTADIREMLGDTADAFLESYQARRTQGLRFNGLKSISDPGRAAAEQAISQFSLSPVPWCPAGFYYEEPARPGRHPYHTAGLYYIQEPSAMSAAELLGPLPGETVLDLAAAPGGKTTHIAALMQEQGLLISNEIHPERAKILAENVERLGIGSVLVTSATPGELSKRFPEVFDRIMLDAPCSGEGMFRKDPAAVSEWSPKHVEMCVARQWDILQDAYLMLKPGGSMAYSTCTFNRKENEETIEHFIQSYPDMELIVTKRLWPHLEKGEGHFVALLRKAVVEQDTEASQRQGRSKRGDRGKNSPKVNASLRDAYQQFMSWSSVELPGFAGSGVPLLFGDSLYLLPEAFNDRLHTGLLDGLKVPRAGLHIAHLKKNRIEPAHALAMALRPDQAARSYDMPSAGPEIQAWLRGESLPVPASLHGWTLVSVDGLSVGWGKASSGQLKNHLPKGLRILKAHVDEV from the coding sequence ATGAATGAAGAACGGCTGCCTGCCGCTTACACCGCTGACATTAGAGAGATGCTGGGGGATACGGCAGACGCTTTTCTGGAGAGCTATCAGGCACGGCGGACTCAAGGTCTGCGGTTCAATGGTTTAAAAAGCATTTCAGATCCGGGCCGCGCCGCAGCGGAGCAAGCAATATCCCAATTTAGTCTGTCGCCGGTACCTTGGTGTCCGGCAGGATTTTATTATGAAGAGCCTGCACGGCCGGGGAGACATCCTTATCATACCGCCGGACTATATTATATTCAGGAGCCCTCGGCAATGTCCGCAGCTGAGCTGCTTGGACCTCTTCCCGGGGAGACTGTGCTCGATCTTGCTGCCGCTCCCGGCGGCAAAACCACCCATATTGCCGCGCTGATGCAGGAACAAGGCTTGCTGATATCCAATGAAATACATCCGGAGCGGGCCAAAATACTCGCAGAAAATGTAGAGCGGCTTGGGATAGGGAGCGTGCTTGTCACCTCGGCAACCCCGGGGGAACTCTCCAAGCGGTTCCCTGAAGTCTTTGACCGGATTATGCTTGATGCGCCTTGCTCGGGTGAAGGAATGTTCCGCAAAGATCCTGCTGCCGTAAGCGAATGGTCACCGAAGCATGTGGAGATGTGTGTTGCCAGACAGTGGGATATATTGCAGGATGCCTACCTCATGCTGAAGCCGGGCGGCAGTATGGCTTACTCGACCTGCACCTTTAACCGCAAAGAAAACGAAGAGACGATCGAACACTTCATACAGAGCTATCCCGATATGGAGCTGATCGTTACGAAACGGCTGTGGCCTCATTTGGAAAAAGGCGAAGGGCATTTCGTAGCCCTGCTTCGCAAGGCAGTTGTAGAGCAAGATACCGAAGCCTCACAGCGCCAAGGCCGCAGCAAACGCGGAGACCGCGGCAAGAACAGTCCGAAAGTAAACGCCTCGCTCCGGGATGCCTATCAGCAGTTTATGAGCTGGTCGTCGGTAGAACTGCCCGGGTTTGCCGGGAGCGGCGTACCGCTTCTCTTCGGTGATTCCCTGTATCTGCTGCCCGAAGCATTCAATGACCGGCTGCACACCGGCCTGCTCGACGGCCTTAAGGTTCCGCGTGCCGGACTGCATATTGCCCACTTGAAGAAAAACCGGATTGAACCCGCCCACGCTCTGGCCATGGCGCTGAGACCGGATCAGGCGGCGCGGAGCTATGATATGCCATCCGCCGGGCCGGAAATTCAGGCCTGGCTGCGCGGGGAGAGTCTGCCCGTTCCGGCCAGCCTGCATGGCTGGACGCTGGTCAGCGTGGATGGCTTGTCTGTAGGCTGGGGCAAAGCCAGCTCCGGCCAGCTGAAGAATCACCTGCCCAAGGGCCTGCGGATTCTGAAAGCCCATGTTGATGAGGTTTAG
- a CDS encoding sporulation protein YjcZ, which translates to MGAVPGFTSTGAILVLFILLVIISRSLFV; encoded by the coding sequence ATGGGTGCAGTTCCAGGCTTCACATCGACCGGTGCGATTTTGGTGCTCTTCATATTGCTCGTTATCATTTCCCGTTCGTTGTTTGTCTAA